A part of Papaver somniferum cultivar HN1 unplaced genomic scaffold, ASM357369v1 unplaced-scaffold_118, whole genome shotgun sequence genomic DNA contains:
- the LOC113330659 gene encoding uncharacterized protein LOC113330659 produces the protein MMAAGKKRKSDASRLDEVDRTMYTSFCNAANSLSQLYTQAMNQQKLSFQAGERHAQEKLYQWIVRQQEEGSRVMTPDILNYLQNELDYGAEEPHPMSPRLLTQQHYQHPPTNISMNSSGHVSSGSCVPGGGPRLANSDNQVKNSVFSNALSSPVRRNLQHYQLSEGAFHANNLGMPASGNLNRNNNENIFIHHQSRVLNSPAFSDSTMDMHSDSPDHNPVY, from the exons ATGATGGCGGCAGGGAAAAAGAGGAAATCGGATGCGAGTCGATTAGACGAAGTGGATCGAACCATGTATACGAGTTTCTGTAACGCAGCTAATTCTTTATCTCAACTCTATACACAAGCCATGAATCAACAGAAACTTTCTTTCCAAGCTGGTGAACGCCATGCTCAG GAGAAACTTTATCAGTGGATTGTACGACAACAAGAGGAAGGATCCAGGGTGATGACTCCTGATATACTCAACTATCTTCAG AATGAGCTCGATTACGGTGCCGAGGAACCCCACCCAATGTCTCCTAGATTGCTAACCCAACAGCATTATCAACACCCTCCAACAAACATCAGTATGAACTCATCCGGCCATGTCTCCTCTGGTTCATGTGTACCAGGTGGCGGTCCTCGACTGGCAAATTCTGATAATCAAGTTAAGAACTCAGTCTTCTCTAATGCTTTATCCAGTCCTGTTCGTCGAAACCTTCAGCATTATCAGTTATCTGAAGGAGCTTTTCATGCTAACAATTTGGGTATGCCAGCTAGTGGAAATCTAAACAGGAACAATAACGAGAACATATTTATTCATCACCAGAGCAGGGTTTTAAATTCCCCTGCTTTCAGTGACTCGACAATGGACATGCATTCAGACAGCCCTGATCATAACCCTGTTTACTAA
- the LOC113330371 gene encoding uncharacterized protein LOC113330371 translates to MLLTVEGGGFFSSSASGYRNGLALIFLGHQQNQGEVPLQLSTSWTSRYKLIQQEEAAYLELQLASKKNRVSSRGCTSFVCFCPSSTGLEPPSPPVQYKYPVSYQNVNYITDQETEVFYLKSSLRKPSDHHPPTASEDDMGQNGNGLHQSSGGKKVHWTDACGKELTEIREFEVSDESASDSEEESRRGCTCAIM, encoded by the exons ATGTTACTAACAGTGGAAGGAGGAGGCTTCTTCTCCTCTTCAGCTTCTGGGTATAGAAACGGTCTCGCTCTTATTTTTTTAGGCCACCAACAAAACCAAGGAGAAGTTCCATTACAGCTTTCTACCTCCTGGACTAGTCGGTACAAACTGATACAACAAGAAGAAGCAGCATATCTTGAACTTCAACTGGCTTCCAAGAAAAATCGTGTGTCGTCTCGTGGATGCACATCCTTTGTTTGTTTCTGTCCTAGTTCTACCGGATTAGAACCTCCTTCACCTCCTGTTCAGTACAAATATCCTGTATCTTATCAAAATGTAAACTATATCACCGATCAGGAAACTGAAGTCTTTTATCTCAAGAGTAGCTTGAGAAAGCCCTCTGATCATCATCCTCCAACAGCTTCTGAAGATGACATGGGTCAAAATGGAAACGGCCTTCATCAAAGTTCTGGAGGGAAGAAAGTACATTGGACAGATGCGTGTGGGAAAGAGCTGACCGAAATCCGGGAATTTGAAGTCAG CGATGAGAGTGCATCAGACAGTGAAGAGGAAAGTCGGCGAGGTTGTACTTGTGCTATTATGTGA